A window of the Pseudomonas fluorescens genome harbors these coding sequences:
- a CDS encoding ABC transporter permease subunit produces the protein MKRFRFSSLMLVLGLLFIYLPMLILVIYSFNASKLVTVWGGWSVKWYVGLLDNTQLMGSVVRSLEIACYTAVAAVALGTLAAFVLTRITRFKGRTLFGGLVTAPLVMPEVITGLSLLLLFVAMAQMIGWPQERGIVTIWIAHTTFCAAYVAVVVSARLRELDLSIEEAAMDLGARPWKVFFLITIPMIAPSLAAGGMMSFALSLDDLVLASFVSGPGSTTLPMEVFSAVRLGVKPEINAVASLILLAVSLVTFMVWFFSRRAEEARKKAIQQAIEEGAADSWKQPDVRRAPTPEAA, from the coding sequence ATGAAGCGCTTCCGTTTCTCCAGCCTGATGCTCGTGCTCGGCCTGTTGTTCATCTACCTGCCGATGCTGATCCTGGTGATCTACTCGTTCAACGCCTCGAAACTGGTGACGGTGTGGGGCGGCTGGTCGGTGAAGTGGTACGTCGGCCTGCTCGACAACACCCAACTGATGGGCTCGGTGGTGCGCTCGCTGGAAATCGCCTGCTACACCGCGGTTGCCGCCGTGGCGCTGGGTACGCTGGCAGCCTTCGTGCTGACCCGCATCACCCGCTTCAAGGGCCGCACGCTGTTCGGCGGCCTGGTCACCGCGCCGCTGGTCATGCCTGAGGTGATCACCGGTCTGTCGCTGTTGCTGCTGTTCGTGGCCATGGCGCAGATGATCGGCTGGCCACAGGAGCGTGGCATCGTCACCATCTGGATCGCTCACACCACGTTCTGTGCGGCGTATGTGGCGGTGGTGGTGTCGGCGCGTCTGCGTGAGCTGGATCTGTCGATCGAAGAAGCGGCGATGGACCTTGGTGCGCGCCCTTGGAAGGTGTTCTTCCTGATCACCATCCCGATGATCGCGCCGTCGCTGGCCGCGGGCGGCATGATGTCGTTCGCGCTGTCGCTGGATGACCTGGTATTGGCGAGCTTCGTGTCCGGCCCGGGTTCGACGACCCTGCCGATGGAAGTGTTCTCGGCGGTGCGTCTGGGCGTGAAACCCGAGATCAACGCCGTGGCCAGCCTGATTCTGTTGGCAGTGTCGCTGGTGACGTTCATGGTCTGGTTCTTCAGCCGCCGTGCCGAAGAAGCCCGCAAGAAAGCGATTCAGCAGGCTATCGAAGAAGGTGCTGCGGATTCGTGGAAGCAACCGGACGTGCGCCGGGCGCCGACGCCGGAAGCGGCTTAA
- a CDS encoding ABC transporter ATP-binding protein, translating into MAVASGAYKKALEGDQTPKQVLVKIDRVTKKFDETVAVDDVSLEIKKGEIFALLGGSGSGKSTLLRMLAGFERPTEGRIFLDGVDITDMPPYERPINMMFQSYALFPHMTVAQNIAFGLQQDKIPKAEIDARVAEMLKLVQMSQYAKRKPHQLSGGQRQRVALARSLAKRPKLLLLDEPMGALDKKLRSQMQLELVEIIERVGVTCVMVTHDQEEAMTMAERIAIMHLGWIAQIGSPIDIYETPTSRLVCEFIGNVNIFEGEVIDDAEGHATITCKDLDRQIYVGHGISTSVQDKSVTYAIRPEKLLVTADQPTCEYNWSSGKVHDIAYLGGHSVFYVELPSGKLVQSFVANAERRGARPTWGDQVYVYWEDDSGVVLRS; encoded by the coding sequence ATGGCAGTTGCCTCCGGCGCCTATAAGAAAGCCCTCGAGGGCGACCAGACACCGAAACAGGTGCTGGTCAAAATCGACCGGGTCACGAAGAAGTTCGACGAGACGGTTGCCGTGGACGATGTGTCCCTGGAAATCAAGAAGGGCGAGATCTTCGCCCTGCTCGGCGGTTCGGGATCGGGCAAATCCACTCTGCTGCGGATGCTGGCAGGGTTCGAACGGCCCACGGAGGGGCGCATTTTCCTCGACGGCGTCGACATCACCGACATGCCGCCGTACGAGCGACCGATCAACATGATGTTCCAGTCCTACGCCCTGTTCCCGCACATGACCGTGGCGCAGAACATCGCGTTCGGCCTGCAACAGGACAAGATTCCCAAGGCCGAGATCGACGCCCGTGTGGCCGAGATGCTCAAGCTGGTGCAGATGAGCCAGTACGCCAAGCGCAAGCCGCACCAGCTGTCCGGCGGCCAGCGTCAGCGTGTGGCGCTGGCGCGTTCGCTGGCCAAACGGCCGAAACTGCTGCTGCTCGACGAGCCGATGGGCGCACTGGACAAGAAACTGCGTTCGCAGATGCAGCTTGAGTTGGTGGAAATCATCGAGCGCGTGGGGGTGACCTGCGTGATGGTGACCCACGACCAGGAAGAGGCCATGACCATGGCCGAGCGCATCGCGATCATGCACCTGGGCTGGATCGCCCAGATCGGCAGCCCGATCGACATCTACGAAACCCCGACCAGCCGTCTGGTCTGCGAATTCATCGGCAACGTGAACATCTTCGAAGGCGAAGTGATCGACGACGCCGAAGGCCACGCGACCATCACCTGCAAGGACCTCGACCGGCAGATCTACGTCGGCCACGGCATCAGCACCTCGGTGCAGGACAAGTCCGTGACCTACGCGATCCGTCCGGAAAAACTGCTGGTCACCGCCGACCAGCCGACCTGCGAATACAACTGGTCGAGCGGCAAGGTGCATGACATCGCCTACCTCGGCGGTCACTCTGTGTTCTACGTCGAATTGCCGAGTGGCAAGCTGGTGCAATCGTTCGTGGCCAACGCCGAGCGCCGTGGCGCACGTCCGACCTGGGGCGATCAGGTCTACGTGTACTGGGAAGACGACAGCGGCGTGGTACTTCGCTCATGA
- a CDS encoding HD domain-containing protein gives MTTTIAGIQIPDSALARATTEYIRDIESDLLYHHSRRVFLFGALSGERQQLAYDPELLYVGAMFHDLGLVEGHRSDDERFEVDGANAAAAFLKPYGLSDDDIEQVWLSIALHTTPGVPKHLRPTVALVTAGVEMDVLGMDYAAFTTVQREAVVHAHPRGEGFKECIICAFADGLRHRPQTTFGNVKTDVLKDQAPGFKPMNFVEVIRQSPWAS, from the coding sequence ATGACCACGACCATCGCCGGTATCCAGATCCCCGACAGCGCCCTCGCCCGGGCCACCACCGAGTACATCCGCGACATCGAATCCGACCTGCTCTACCACCACTCGCGCCGGGTGTTTCTGTTCGGCGCCTTGAGCGGTGAGCGTCAGCAACTGGCCTACGATCCGGAGCTGCTGTACGTCGGCGCGATGTTCCACGACCTGGGTCTGGTCGAAGGGCATCGCAGCGATGACGAGCGCTTTGAAGTTGATGGCGCCAACGCAGCCGCCGCGTTTCTCAAGCCGTACGGGTTGAGCGATGACGACATCGAGCAGGTCTGGCTGTCGATCGCCCTGCACACCACGCCGGGGGTGCCGAAGCATCTGCGTCCGACCGTGGCGCTGGTGACCGCAGGCGTCGAGATGGACGTGCTGGGCATGGACTACGCGGCGTTCACCACCGTGCAGCGCGAGGCGGTGGTGCATGCGCATCCACGGGGCGAGGGTTTCAAGGAGTGCATCATCTGCGCGTTCGCCGATGGCTTGCGTCATCGTCCGCAGACCACGTTCGGCAATGTGAAGACCGATGTGCTGAAGGATCAGGCGCCGGGGTTCAAGCCGATGAACTTCGTCGAAGTGATTCGTCAGTCGCCTTGGGCTTCCTGA
- a CDS encoding polyamine ABC transporter substrate-binding protein: MPIFSSLRNALLAAAGLTFAVGAQAAGTVHIYNWSDYIGETTLADFQKETGIKPVYDVFDSNETLEGKLLAGRTGYDVVVPSNHFLGKQIKAGAFQKLDKAQLPNYSNLDPVLLKRLEQNDPGNLYAVPYLWGTNGIGYNVDKVKAVLGIDKIDSWSVLFEPENIKKLHSCGVAFLDSADEMMPTVLNYMGLNANSTDPKDYAKATDKLLAVRPYVTYFHSSKYIGDLANGDICVAIGFSGDIFQAKHRAEEAKKGVNIAYSIPKEGGALWFDMLAIPKDSANVKEAHAFINYLLKPEVIAQVSDYVGYANPNPGSDKLMEQSIRTDESVYPPQAVLDKTYVSIELPPNIQRLMTRSWTKVKSGK; the protein is encoded by the coding sequence TTGCCTATTTTTTCTTCTTTGCGCAATGCCCTGCTGGCCGCTGCCGGTCTGACGTTCGCTGTCGGTGCCCAAGCCGCCGGTACTGTGCATATTTATAACTGGTCGGATTACATCGGCGAGACCACCCTGGCCGATTTCCAGAAAGAAACCGGGATCAAGCCGGTCTACGACGTGTTCGACTCCAACGAAACCCTGGAAGGCAAACTGCTCGCCGGGCGTACCGGTTACGACGTGGTCGTGCCGTCGAACCACTTCCTCGGCAAGCAGATCAAGGCGGGCGCGTTCCAGAAGCTCGACAAGGCGCAGCTACCGAACTATTCCAACCTCGATCCGGTGCTGCTCAAGCGCCTGGAGCAGAACGATCCGGGCAACCTGTACGCCGTACCGTACCTGTGGGGCACCAACGGCATCGGCTACAACGTCGATAAGGTGAAAGCCGTGCTCGGTATCGACAAGATCGATTCCTGGAGCGTGCTGTTCGAGCCGGAGAACATCAAGAAGCTGCACAGCTGCGGCGTGGCGTTCCTCGATTCGGCCGATGAAATGATGCCGACCGTGCTCAACTACATGGGCCTGAATGCCAACAGCACCGATCCCAAGGATTACGCCAAGGCCACAGACAAACTGCTGGCGGTGCGTCCGTACGTGACCTACTTCCACTCGTCCAAATACATCGGCGATCTGGCCAACGGGGACATCTGCGTGGCGATCGGTTTCTCCGGCGACATCTTCCAGGCCAAGCATCGCGCCGAAGAAGCCAAGAAAGGCGTGAACATCGCCTACTCGATTCCGAAAGAGGGTGGTGCGCTGTGGTTCGACATGCTGGCGATTCCGAAGGATTCGGCCAACGTCAAAGAGGCCCACGCCTTCATCAACTATTTGCTGAAACCTGAGGTGATCGCCCAGGTCAGTGATTACGTCGGTTACGCCAACCCCAACCCGGGTTCGGACAAGCTGATGGAGCAGTCCATCCGCACCGACGAGTCGGTTTATCCACCGCAGGCCGTGCTCGACAAGACCTACGTGTCGATCGAGTTGCCGCCGAACATTCAGCGTTTGATGACCCGCAGCTGGACCAAGGTCAAGTCGGGTAAATAG
- a CDS encoding polyamine ABC transporter substrate-binding protein, with the protein MKALGKKLAGKTLLAMSLMGVMAGAVQADDKVLHVYNWSDYIAPDTVANFEKETGIKVVYDVFDSNETLEAKLLAGKSGYDIVVPSNNFLAKQIKAGVYQELDKSKLTNWKNLDEDLLKAVGDASDPGNKHAFPYMWGSIGIGYNPEKVKAALGVDKIDSWDIVFKPENIEKLKSCGVSFLDAPTEMIPAALHYLGKPTNSKDKADLKAAEDLFLKVRPSVAYFHSSKYISDLANGNICVAVGYSGDLEQSKTRAKEAGDKVKLAYTIPKEGAGTFYDMVAIPKDAENVEAAYKFMNYLLEPKVMAEITNAVRFPNGNKAATPLVDKEITSDPSIYPSAEVKKQLYAISDLDAGTLRLITRSWTKIKSGK; encoded by the coding sequence ATGAAGGCATTAGGCAAAAAGCTCGCTGGCAAGACTCTGCTCGCCATGTCCCTGATGGGCGTGATGGCGGGTGCGGTTCAGGCGGACGACAAGGTGTTGCACGTTTACAACTGGTCCGACTACATCGCGCCGGACACGGTTGCCAATTTCGAAAAAGAGACGGGCATCAAGGTCGTCTATGACGTTTTCGACAGCAACGAAACCCTGGAAGCCAAGCTGCTGGCCGGCAAATCCGGTTACGACATCGTGGTGCCTTCCAACAACTTCCTGGCCAAGCAGATCAAGGCCGGCGTTTATCAGGAACTGGACAAGTCCAAGCTGACGAACTGGAAGAACCTCGATGAAGACCTGCTCAAGGCCGTTGGCGATGCCAGCGACCCGGGCAACAAGCACGCGTTCCCGTACATGTGGGGCTCGATCGGCATCGGCTACAACCCGGAGAAGGTCAAGGCTGCGCTGGGCGTCGACAAGATCGATTCCTGGGACATCGTGTTCAAGCCTGAAAACATCGAGAAGCTGAAAAGCTGCGGCGTAAGCTTCCTCGACGCTCCGACCGAAATGATTCCGGCGGCTTTGCACTACCTGGGCAAACCGACCAACAGCAAAGACAAGGCTGACCTGAAAGCCGCCGAGGACCTGTTCCTCAAAGTGCGTCCTTCGGTTGCCTACTTCCACTCCTCGAAGTACATCTCGGACCTGGCCAACGGCAACATCTGCGTGGCGGTCGGTTACTCGGGTGACCTGGAACAATCCAAGACCCGCGCCAAGGAAGCCGGTGACAAGGTCAAACTGGCCTACACCATTCCGAAAGAAGGTGCCGGTACTTTCTACGACATGGTCGCCATTCCAAAGGATGCCGAAAACGTCGAAGCCGCCTACAAGTTCATGAACTACCTGCTCGAGCCGAAAGTGATGGCCGAAATCACCAACGCCGTGCGTTTCCCGAACGGCAACAAGGCGGCCACGCCGCTGGTGGACAAGGAAATCACCAGCGATCCGAGCATCTACCCTTCGGCTGAAGTGAAGAAGCAGCTCTATGCGATCAGCGATCTGGATGCAGGCACCCTGCGCCTGATCACTCGCAGCTGGACCAAGATCAAATCCGGTAAATAA
- a CDS encoding ABC transporter permease subunit: protein MPGGRQLVIGVPFIWLFLFFMLPFFIVLKISFAEADVAIPPYTEIYTYAEQKLQLLLNLGNYAMLGDDELYIAAYLGSLKMAFFSTLLCLLIGYPMAYAIASARKEVQTVLVLLIMMPTWTAILIRVYAWMGILSNNGLLNGFLMSMGLIDEPLQILNTNLAVYIGVVYSYLPFMILPLYANLVKHDTSLLEAASDLGSSTFNSFWKITVPLSKNGIIAGCMLVFIPVVGEFVIPELLGGPETLMIGKVLWQEFFNNRDWPVASALAVVMLAILIVPIILFNRSQAKEMEGKE, encoded by the coding sequence ATTCCCGGTGGCCGTCAGCTGGTCATCGGGGTTCCGTTCATCTGGCTGTTCCTGTTCTTCATGCTGCCGTTCTTCATCGTCCTGAAGATCAGCTTCGCCGAAGCGGACGTGGCCATCCCTCCGTACACCGAGATCTACACCTACGCCGAGCAGAAGCTGCAACTGCTGCTGAACCTGGGCAACTACGCGATGCTCGGCGACGACGAGCTGTACATCGCCGCGTACCTCGGCTCGCTGAAGATGGCGTTTTTCAGCACGCTGCTGTGCCTGTTGATCGGTTACCCGATGGCCTATGCCATCGCCAGCGCCCGCAAGGAAGTGCAAACGGTGCTGGTGCTGCTGATCATGATGCCGACCTGGACCGCGATCCTGATCCGCGTGTATGCGTGGATGGGCATCCTCAGCAACAACGGTCTGCTCAACGGATTCCTGATGAGCATGGGCCTCATCGACGAGCCGCTGCAGATCCTCAACACCAACCTCGCGGTGTACATCGGCGTCGTCTACTCGTACCTGCCGTTCATGATCCTGCCGCTGTACGCCAACCTGGTGAAGCATGACACCAGCCTGCTGGAGGCCGCGTCCGACCTGGGTTCGAGCACCTTCAACAGCTTCTGGAAAATCACCGTACCGCTGTCCAAGAACGGCATCATCGCCGGCTGCATGCTGGTGTTCATCCCGGTGGTGGGCGAGTTCGTGATCCCGGAACTGCTTGGCGGTCCGGAAACCCTGATGATCGGTAAAGTGCTCTGGCAAGAGTTCTTCAACAACCGTGACTGGCCGGTGGCATCCGCCCTGGCGGTGGTGATGCTGGCGATCCTGATCGTGCCGATCATCTTGTTCAACCGCAGTCAGGCCAAGGAAATGGAGGGTAAAGAATGA